In Castanea sativa cultivar Marrone di Chiusa Pesio chromosome 6, ASM4071231v1, a single window of DNA contains:
- the LOC142641317 gene encoding putative protein S-acyltransferase 14, whose amino-acid sequence MHRSGATMAWNVFKFCTALRGLGSIMILLVLGVVGVTYYAVVLTTYGPVSYEGGLDSLIAVSILILFHCLLAMLLWSYFSVVLTDPGSVPPNWRPAIDEERGEADPLNGSEFINLPADPTNQRIRFCRKCNQLKPPRCHHCSVCGRCVLKMDHHCVWVVNCVGALNYKYFLLFLFYTFLETSLVTLSLLPHFIAFFSDGEIPGTPSTLATTFLAFVLNLAFALSVLGFLIMHISLVSANTTTIEAYEKKTSPKWRYDLGRKRNFEQVFGTDQRYWLIPSYSEEDIRRMPALQGLEYPSKPDFDSQEF is encoded by the exons ATGCATAGATCTGGAGCTACGATGGCGTGGAACGTGTTCAAGTTCTGTACGGCTCTGCGCGGACTGGGCTCGATCATGATCCTTTTGGTTCTTGGGGTGGTGGGTGTCACCTACTACGCTGTCGTTTTGACTACTTATGGCCCTGTTTCGTATGAGGGTGGCCTCGATTCTCTCATTGCTGTTTCCATTTTGATCTTGTTCCATTGCTTG TTGGCGATGCTATTATGGAGTTACTTTTCTGTTGTTCTGACGGATCCGGGTAGTGTTCCTCCTAATTGGAGGCCTGCTATTGATGAGGAGAGAGGGGAGGCCGACCCGTTGAATGGGTCGGAATTCATTAACTTGCCTGCAGATCCTACGAATCAGAGAATCCGGTTCTGTAGGAAGTGCAACCAGCTCAAACCACCTCGATGTCATCATTGCTCTGTTT GTGGACGATGTGTGTTGAAGATGGACCATCATTGTGTGTGGGTTGTTAATTGTGTTGGGGCACTAAATTACAAgtatttccttcttttcttg TTCTACACGTTTCTCGAGACAAGTCTTGTAACACTGTCATTACTTCCACATTTTATAGCATTCTTTAGTGATGGAGAAATACCTGGAACTCCTAGCACCCTTGCGACCACTTTCCTTGCCTTTG TCCTAAATCTAGCTTTTGCGTTGAGTGTTTTGGGGTTTCTGATCATGCACATATCATTGGTGTCCGCCAACACCACAACAATTGAG GCATATGAGAAGAAAACCTCTCCAAAATGGCGCTATGACCTTGGTCGAAAGAGGAATTTTGAACAG GTTTTTGGGACAGACCAACGATATTGGCTCATCCCTTCTTATTCGGAAGAAGATATTCGACGGATGCCTGCACTGCAGGGGCTTGAGTATCCATCAAAGCCTGACTTTGATTCCCAGGAGTTCTAA
- the LOC142641250 gene encoding uncharacterized protein LOC142641250, with protein sequence MKLVWSPETASEAYIDTVKSCQCFKESSIAELLSTMAAGWNTKLIVQAWFHGAPIVTSIGLAIAARHTRGRYVCIVPDEQSRQKYMNAMKEHDEVAPPPEVVVGEAEVAMAGLVGVDFLVVDCERGDFDRVLRFAKLNQRGAVLACKNSNTRDGNAVSGFRWHGVLERGARVVRTVFLPVEKGLDIAHVGSTTIGGSRRKAPRSRWIRHIDAQSGEEHVFRG encoded by the exons ATGAAGCTCGTATGGTCCCCAGAAACTGCTTCAGAAGCTTACATAGACACTGTTAAATCT TGTCAGTGCTTCAAAGAATCCAGTATAGCCGAGCTCCTCTCCACCATGGCAGCCGGTTGGAACACAAAGCTAATAGTCCAAGCCTGGTTCCACGGCGCTCCAATCGTGACAAGCATAGGGCTGGCCATCGCAGCCCGCCACACGCGCGGGCGGTACGTGTGCATAGTCCCTGACGAGCAGTCAAGgcaaaagtacatgaacgccATGAAAGAACACGATGAAGTGGCGCCGCCGCCGGAGGTGGTGGTGGGTGAGGCCGAGGTGGCGATGGCTGGGCTGGTGGGTGTGGATTTTCTGGTGGTGGATTGCGAGCGTGGAGATTTCGACAGGGTGCTGAGGTTTGCGAAACTGAATCAGAGAGGCGCGGTTTTGGCATGCAAGAATTCGAATACGAGAGATGGAAACGCGGTTTCGGGGTTTCGATGGCATGGGGTGCTTGAGAGAGGGGCACGTGTGGTGAGGACTGTGTTTTTGCCTGTGGAGAAAGGGTTGGATATTGCTCATGTAGGGAGTACTACTATTGGTGGGAGTAGGAGGAAGGCTCCTCGTAGCCGTTGGATCAGGCATATCGATGCACAGTCCGGCGAAGAACACGTGTTTCGGGgataa
- the LOC142638708 gene encoding uncharacterized protein LOC142638708, giving the protein MQRGREGEDSFFQPDDLLGGFQGFGSRRSMMPSLFGDRDPFDDPFFTRPFGSLFDSGMFGSSDPANGKDQINRAKGITIEELNSDDEEQNEEDAGTGAEKDDRQKHSRSGIEPSVELPDDDDADDFVETKSKGVTSWNDSNKVEGAHSDASKVSMQTRRVTYGGVDGAYYSSTRTTRTGADGVVVEETKEADRTTGQASHRISRGIHDKGHSVTKKLNSDGKVDTLQTLHNLNEDELAGFEEAWKGNVKGNFPGWEYGFNMHGNAGSSSRKQEKDVWGGWALPSIEQPWKAEGTGPNSEARSNSSARRTKKVVRINIE; this is encoded by the exons ATGCAGAGGGGAAGAGAAGGTGAAGATAGTTTCTTTCAGCCGGATGACCTATTGGGTGGTTTCCAGGGCTTTGGATCCCGTAGAAGTATGATGCCGAGCCTTTTTGGAGATAGGGATCCGTTTGATGATCCCTTTTTCACTCGCCCCTTTggaagtttgtttgattctggCATGTTTGGTTCAAGTGATCCAGCCAATGGTAAAGATCAGATCAATAGAGCCAAGGGAATAACAATAGAAGAATTAAACTCTGATGATGAGGAACAGAATGAGGAAGATGCAGGCACTGGGGCTGAGAAAGATGATCGTCAAAAGCATTCCCGGTCAGGCATTGAACCTTCTGTTGAGCTTccagatgatgatgatgctgatg ATTTCGTAGAGACAAAGAGCAAGGGTGTGACTTCTTGGAATGACAGTAACAAGGTTGAAGGAGCACATTCGGACGCCAGCAAGGTCAGCATGCAGACTCGTAGAGTCACATATGGTGGCGTTGATGGAGCATATTACTCTTCTACAAGAACTACACGGACAGGTGCTGATGGA GTGGTGGTTGAGGAAACCAAGGAAGCAGATAGAACAACAGGTCAAGCTTCACACAGGATCTCTAGAGGAATTCATGATAAG GGTCACTCGGTTACAAAGAAGCTTAATTCAGATGGTAAGGTGGATACGTTGCAAACTTTACACAATTTAAATGAAG ACGAGCTTGCTGGTTTTGAAGAAGCATGGAAAGGTAATGTTAAGGGGAATTTTCCTGGCTGGGAATATGGATTTAATATGCATGGCAATGCAG gTTCTAGTAGCCGCAAACAGGAGAAAGATGTTTGGGGAGGTTGGGCCCTCCCATCCATAGAACAGCCGTGGAAAGCCGAAGGAACAGGACCGAACAGTGAAGCCAGAAGCAATTCTTCTGCAAGGAGAACAAAAAAAGTTGTCAGAATCAATATAGAGTAA
- the LOC142641531 gene encoding uncharacterized protein LOC142641531 yields MSCWSADYATKAYLRTLKMGTRGKEPDVAEFISALAAGNNAKLMVIVCASIAGSTTLALVAAAHQTGGHVVCILSKLDELHASKNALGSYANRVEFVIGDACTLLLDDYNKEADFVLIDCDVSDHKGVFLAAQKSSKHEKKALIVGYNALHKGSYWWSELKTHFLPIGEGLLVTRMVANGNGGQKRSRWVVAVDKCTGEEHVFRITNSPPRKQIEA; encoded by the exons atgtcTTGTTGGTCTGCTGATTATGCCACAAAAGCCTATCTCCGCACCCTAAAGATG GGAACAAGAGGTAAGGAGCCTGATGTGGCGGAATTCATATCTGCCCTTGCTGCTGGCAACAATGCCAAACTCATGGTGATTGTATGTGCTAGCATTGCTGGATCAACCACTCTAGCATTAGTAGCAGCAGCTCATCAAACAGGTGGCCATGTTGTATGCATTCTAAGCAAGCTTGATGAATTGCATGCTTCAAAGAATGCTCTAGGCTCCTATGCAAACAGGGTCGAGTTTGTCATAGGAGATGCATGTACCCTTTTGTTAGATGATTATAATAAAGAAGCAGATTTTGTGCTTATTGATTGTGATGTCAGTGATCATAAGGGGGTGTTCTTAGCAGCACAAAAGAGTTCAAAGCATGAGAAGAAGGCACTTATAGTAGGGTACAATGCTCTCCACAAGGGATCTTATTGGTGGTCTGAATTGAAGACACATTTTTTGCCCATTGGAGAGGGGCTTTTGGTGACTAGAATGGTGGCTAATGGTAATGGAGGCCAGAAAAGAAGCCGTTGGGTGGTTGCAGTAGATAAGTGTACTGGTGAGGAACATGTTTTCAGGATCACTAATTCCCCACCAAGGAAACAAATTGAAGCTTAA